A window of the Dyadobacter pollutisoli genome harbors these coding sequences:
- a CDS encoding DUF6787 family protein, which yields MIEKLKQRWNVRNGWDVLIILVVFACTGFSVLYVKRWLFELVGLTDESPSWLRWAVNILIILPLYQVILLAWGWIWGKFTFFWEFEKRMFSRIGGLFRKKSAEM from the coding sequence ATGATCGAAAAACTAAAACAGCGCTGGAACGTCAGGAATGGGTGGGATGTCCTCATCATTCTCGTCGTCTTCGCCTGTACCGGTTTTTCTGTCTTGTACGTAAAACGCTGGCTTTTCGAGCTGGTCGGTTTGACCGATGAGTCGCCTTCCTGGCTTCGTTGGGCGGTTAATATTCTGATTATTTTACCATTGTACCAGGTGATTTTGTTAGCCTGGGGCTGGATCTGGGGCAAGTTTACTTTCTTCTGGGAATTTGAAAAACGAATGTTCAGCAGAATAGGAGGGTTGTTTCGCAAGAAAAGCGCGGAAATGTGA